A portion of the Streptomyces platensis genome contains these proteins:
- a CDS encoding alpha/beta hydrolase, producing the protein MNAPSPDSLFVLLHGAWHSSWHWAATQRSLTHRGAASVALDLPGHGFDAPLPSGYLLPGQPGLATEKSALAGLTLDECVASILSTLTEVRGRFRTVVLVAHSAGGGPASLAAETAPHLVDRLVYLSACVPAGRPRFTDYLSTPEQTTTARGRGLGIGDMKSLGALRINPLSADPSYIEDMRQTYYHDVPTEEFVRWRRALSPDLPLALVTTPVHLTAARWGRIPRTFLRLAEDWAATPAMQDLMITEADAFAPDNPFTVRELPGSHSPFAARPDELAAALVSDLG; encoded by the coding sequence ATGAACGCGCCCTCCCCGGACTCCCTGTTCGTCCTCCTCCACGGCGCCTGGCACTCCTCCTGGCACTGGGCGGCCACGCAGCGTTCGCTGACGCACCGCGGCGCGGCGAGCGTCGCGCTGGACCTGCCCGGTCACGGCTTCGACGCGCCGCTGCCTTCCGGATATCTGCTTCCCGGGCAACCGGGCCTCGCCACGGAGAAGTCCGCGCTCGCCGGGCTGACCTTGGACGAGTGCGTCGCGAGCATCCTGTCCACGCTGACGGAGGTCCGCGGACGCTTCCGCACGGTCGTCCTCGTGGCCCACAGCGCGGGCGGTGGACCGGCGTCCCTGGCCGCGGAGACCGCTCCGCACCTCGTCGACCGGCTCGTCTACCTCTCCGCCTGCGTCCCGGCCGGGCGCCCGCGCTTCACCGACTACCTGAGCACCCCGGAGCAGACCACGACCGCCCGCGGCCGGGGGCTCGGCATCGGCGACATGAAGAGCCTCGGCGCCCTCCGCATCAACCCGCTGTCAGCCGATCCCTCGTACATCGAGGACATGCGGCAGACCTACTACCACGACGTGCCCACCGAGGAGTTCGTCCGCTGGCGCCGCGCCCTCAGCCCCGACCTGCCGCTTGCCCTCGTGACGACGCCCGTTCACCTGACGGCCGCCCGCTGGGGGCGCATACCGCGTACGTTCCTCCGGCTGGCCGAGGACTGGGCTGCCACGCCGGCCATGCAGGACCTGATGATCACCGAGGCCGACGCCTTCGCACCCGACAACCCCTTCACGGTCCGCGAACTACCCGGCAGCCACTCGCCGTTCGCCGCCCGTCCGGATGAGCTCGCCGCCGCTCTGGTCTCCGACCTCGGCTGA
- a CDS encoding RICIN domain-containing protein gives MKLSIRVAAAAVASASFVLGGAPAVPADAATPAGAGAAPAVQRPADAVETYGNMATGSCLDDSQYGLRGYACNGSVFQKWNVHKWADNTRQFRSLATNECLYDDGVTLDTRSCNSSRQQSWFVFVKGDKLTFQSQATGECLDDSQFGLRTIRCNGGLNQTWR, from the coding sequence ATGAAGCTCAGCATTCGGGTGGCCGCGGCCGCCGTGGCGTCGGCGTCGTTCGTCCTGGGCGGGGCGCCAGCCGTGCCCGCCGACGCCGCGACACCGGCCGGGGCGGGCGCTGCTCCCGCCGTCCAGCGGCCGGCCGACGCGGTCGAGACGTACGGGAACATGGCCACCGGGTCCTGTCTCGACGACAGCCAGTACGGCCTGCGCGGCTACGCCTGCAACGGCTCCGTCTTCCAGAAGTGGAACGTGCACAAGTGGGCCGACAACACGCGCCAGTTCCGCAGCCTCGCCACCAATGAATGCCTCTACGACGACGGCGTCACGCTCGACACCCGCTCGTGCAACTCGTCCCGCCAGCAGAGCTGGTTCGTCTTCGTGAAGGGCGACAAGCTGACCTTCCAGAGTCAGGCCACGGGGGAATGCCTGGATGACAGCCAGTTCGGGCTCCGTACGATCCGGTGCAACGGCGGTCTCAACCAGACCTGGCGCTAA
- a CDS encoding helix-turn-helix domain-containing protein — MTKQHVAAGELGDQGESIDRAAPGWLRGQVLRYRGYRMAGPRPPRLSLPSAAVTLLLGWGDPLHITDGLNRAGPSSGWPAMIAGIQTAPVLAGYLGPGHAVEVDFTPLGAHRCMGVPLHHLARAVVEPDEVMGTGWTTRITEQLAAAPNWPRRWAILDSLLARQLAAGPPASPLITEVWNLLCTRDGGVTLRELTHTTGRGSRRIQGLFREHVGIPPQTVSRILRFHRTLAIASSGCPSLAQLAALGGYHDQAHMSREFRALSGHTPQQLCGIVKEESDSRRSDRTQRFSDFFLRERKGSG; from the coding sequence GTGACGAAGCAGCACGTGGCGGCGGGCGAGTTGGGCGACCAGGGCGAAAGCATCGACCGCGCCGCGCCTGGGTGGCTGCGCGGGCAGGTGCTCCGCTATCGCGGCTACCGGATGGCAGGGCCCAGACCGCCCCGGCTCTCGCTCCCCTCCGCCGCGGTCACCCTGCTCCTGGGCTGGGGTGACCCTCTGCACATCACGGACGGCCTCAACCGGGCCGGGCCGTCGAGCGGATGGCCCGCCATGATCGCGGGCATCCAGACCGCCCCCGTCCTGGCCGGGTACCTCGGCCCCGGTCATGCGGTCGAAGTCGACTTCACCCCGCTCGGCGCCCACCGTTGCATGGGCGTCCCCCTGCACCACCTGGCGAGGGCGGTGGTCGAGCCGGACGAGGTGATGGGCACCGGCTGGACCACGAGGATCACCGAACAGCTGGCGGCCGCGCCGAACTGGCCCCGGCGCTGGGCGATTCTCGACTCCCTCCTCGCCCGACAGCTCGCGGCCGGCCCGCCGGCCTCCCCGCTGATCACCGAGGTCTGGAACCTGCTCTGCACCCGCGACGGCGGCGTGACCTTACGCGAGCTGACGCACACCACCGGCCGCGGCAGCCGACGCATCCAGGGTCTCTTCCGCGAGCACGTCGGCATCCCGCCCCAAACGGTCTCCAGAATCCTCCGGTTCCACCGCACGCTCGCCATCGCCTCCAGCGGCTGCCCCTCCCTCGCCCAACTCGCCGCCCTGGGCGGTTACCACGATCAGGCCCACATGAGCCGGGAGTTCCGGGCCCTCTCCGGGCACACACCACAGCAGCTGTGCGGCATCGTGAAAGAGGAGTCGGACAGCCGGCGCAGCGACCGGACCCAGCGCTTCAGCGACTTCTTCCTGCGGGAGCGGAAGGGCAGCGGGTAG
- a CDS encoding DHA2 family efflux MFS transporter permease subunit: MSVRTERDANPRNGTTRRPAKAATPGLLLLLACGAMFLVILDATIVSVALPAIGSELGFTAAELGWVVNAYTLTFAGFLLLGGRLADLFGTRLLLVTGLVVFTVANLWSGLAADPAQLVTARAVQGIGGALLMPATLTVVHQAYGDPVRRARALGLWSMVGAVGAAAGTVLGGVLTDVFGWRWVFGIKVPIGLAVAVTGWLMLPRRAATESAPARRRIDVIGALLVTAGLAALVHGVVTLRATGTRDAAFGSLAGAVTLLVLFLVHQGRWARDPLVPLRIFTNRSVSSANVVVFGLGVAYLASPVLLALYLQQVLHYSPTRAGFGFLPSAFAVMIGAHLSGRLTPRWGTRRTAAVGTAVSAAGFLWLSGIGAHSAFLMDIALPSLLFGLGAGVAFTPITVAATGGIDPSMTGLASGLLNTTRQVATALGIAVLTTLAEARGGAPGYALAFTVSAVITLLASLAAAVWMPPRAEPARSSAA, encoded by the coding sequence GTGTCCGTGCGCACGGAAAGGGACGCGAACCCCCGCAACGGAACGACCCGGCGCCCCGCGAAGGCTGCGACGCCGGGACTGCTCCTGCTGCTCGCCTGCGGTGCGATGTTCCTGGTCATCCTCGACGCCACGATCGTCTCGGTGGCGCTGCCCGCGATCGGCTCCGAACTCGGCTTCACAGCTGCCGAATTGGGCTGGGTGGTCAACGCCTACACCCTGACCTTCGCCGGCTTCCTGCTGCTCGGCGGCCGATTAGCCGACCTCTTCGGCACCCGTCTGCTGCTGGTGACCGGCTTGGTGGTCTTCACCGTCGCCAATCTGTGGTCCGGACTCGCCGCAGATCCGGCGCAGTTGGTGACCGCCCGCGCCGTTCAGGGCATCGGCGGGGCGCTGCTGATGCCCGCCACGCTGACCGTCGTGCACCAGGCGTACGGCGATCCCGTGCGACGTGCCCGCGCGCTGGGGCTGTGGAGCATGGTCGGGGCGGTCGGCGCCGCCGCGGGAACGGTGCTGGGCGGGGTTCTCACCGATGTGTTCGGTTGGCGCTGGGTGTTCGGGATCAAGGTCCCCATCGGTCTGGCCGTTGCCGTCACCGGGTGGCTGATGCTGCCCCGACGAGCCGCCACCGAATCGGCCCCGGCGCGCCGCCGCATCGATGTGATCGGGGCGCTCCTGGTGACGGCCGGGCTCGCGGCCCTCGTTCACGGTGTCGTGACGCTGCGCGCAACCGGCACGCGCGACGCCGCGTTCGGCAGCCTGGCCGGAGCCGTCACGCTGCTCGTGCTCTTCCTTGTCCACCAGGGGCGTTGGGCGCGCGACCCCCTCGTGCCGCTGCGCATCTTCACCAACCGCTCGGTCAGCAGCGCCAACGTCGTCGTCTTCGGTCTGGGCGTCGCCTACCTCGCCAGCCCCGTGCTGCTCGCGCTCTACCTGCAACAGGTGCTCCACTACAGCCCCACCCGGGCGGGATTCGGCTTTCTGCCCTCCGCCTTCGCCGTGATGATCGGTGCCCATCTGTCCGGCCGTCTCACTCCGCGCTGGGGCACCCGCCGCACCGCTGCCGTGGGAACGGCCGTCTCGGCTGCCGGCTTTCTCTGGTTGTCGGGCATCGGAGCCCACAGTGCGTTCCTGATGGACATCGCACTGCCCTCGCTGCTGTTCGGCCTCGGCGCCGGTGTGGCATTCACCCCCATCACCGTGGCGGCCACCGGTGGTATCGACCCCTCGATGACCGGGCTGGCCTCGGGGCTGCTCAACACGACCCGCCAGGTGGCCACGGCACTGGGTATCGCCGTGCTCACCACTCTCGCTGAGGCCCGTGGGGGCGCCCCCGGCTACGCCCTGGCCTTCACGGTGTCAGCGGTAATCACCCTCCTCGCCTCCCTCGCTGCCGCGGTGTGGATGCCGCCCCGCGCCGAACCTGCGCGCTCTTCGGCTGCATGA
- a CDS encoding TetR/AcrR family transcriptional regulator, protein MTRPGKRPGPPARLSRGAIVAAALSSGDLESLSMRELAARLEVSHSALYRWVSGREGVIDLISETVIDRIIPADAPTPDTWREWLGRLAWAAHDEFLSIPGYATRISRPHRHTRGFFTMRDAVVAAFRAAGADPELAEQSWYVFGTALVTWLGAQEQRLLGDAPLRFDLFLDSLLRGLPARETPEYGTRPAAATD, encoded by the coding sequence ATGACTCGTCCCGGCAAACGACCCGGCCCGCCCGCGCGGCTGAGCAGAGGCGCGATCGTGGCGGCCGCGCTCTCCTCCGGCGATCTGGAGTCGCTGTCCATGCGGGAGCTGGCGGCCCGGCTCGAGGTCTCGCACTCCGCCCTCTACCGCTGGGTTTCCGGGCGGGAGGGTGTCATCGACCTGATCAGCGAGACGGTCATCGACCGCATCATTCCCGCCGACGCACCGACACCCGACACGTGGCGCGAGTGGCTGGGACGCCTCGCCTGGGCCGCGCACGACGAGTTCCTGTCCATTCCCGGCTACGCCACCCGCATCTCCCGCCCCCACCGGCACACGCGCGGCTTCTTCACGATGCGGGATGCCGTCGTCGCCGCATTCCGTGCGGCCGGTGCGGACCCCGAGCTCGCCGAGCAGAGCTGGTACGTGTTCGGCACCGCGCTCGTCACCTGGCTCGGCGCCCAGGAACAGCGGCTCCTCGGCGACGCACCGCTCCGCTTCGACCTCTTCCTGGACAGCCTGCTGCGGGGACTACCGGCCCGGGAGACACCGGAGTACGGCACCAGGCCGGCCGCTGCCACCGACTAA
- a CDS encoding MFS transporter has translation MERTLRLGRLATFAYFVLNGFLMGMWIVHIPDIEHRAGISHAVLGWLLLLLGAGAFAGMQLVGPLTDRFGARTVVPLSAALCSAGVVLPGWAANAWTLGAALLVLGLGNGCLDVSMNAHAIQVERGYQRPVMSAFHAAFSIGGVLAALVGARMLSWGWSPVANLGTVALLGLAIAVVATPALLGPGGTDVPETPETPDGAAAAKGRRRTRTPRRIWGLATLALMVMLCEGVANDWSTLHLRNVLGAPAATAALAYGAFSTAMTIGRLLTDRVAARFGSVAVLRYGASAAALGLTAASLSSSIPLTLIGWTLFGAGLSGCVPQLFSAAGHADPDAAGANVSRVAGLGYVGMLAGPAIIGPLTQLMPLHLTFFLPVAFCAVAAATAGLLRPRNAAPARLEAGGGATDSGKGPARAAPR, from the coding sequence GTGGAGAGAACACTGCGGCTCGGCCGCCTGGCCACCTTCGCCTACTTCGTCCTGAACGGCTTCCTGATGGGGATGTGGATCGTCCATATCCCCGATATCGAGCACCGCGCAGGGATCAGTCATGCCGTACTCGGCTGGCTCCTGCTGCTGCTCGGCGCCGGAGCCTTCGCCGGTATGCAGCTCGTCGGCCCCCTCACCGACCGCTTCGGCGCCCGTACGGTCGTACCGCTCAGCGCGGCCCTGTGCAGCGCCGGTGTGGTCCTGCCGGGATGGGCGGCGAACGCCTGGACGCTGGGGGCCGCGCTGCTGGTGCTCGGCCTCGGCAACGGCTGCCTGGATGTCAGCATGAACGCCCACGCCATCCAGGTCGAGCGCGGCTACCAACGGCCCGTCATGTCCGCCTTCCACGCCGCCTTCTCCATCGGTGGCGTCCTTGCCGCGCTGGTCGGCGCCCGCATGCTCAGCTGGGGCTGGAGTCCGGTGGCGAACCTCGGCACGGTGGCGCTTTTGGGGCTGGCGATTGCGGTGGTGGCAACCCCTGCGCTGCTCGGGCCCGGCGGCACCGATGTCCCCGAGACCCCTGAGACCCCCGATGGCGCTGCTGCCGCGAAGGGCCGGCGCAGGACCAGGACTCCCAGGCGCATCTGGGGGCTCGCCACTCTCGCGCTGATGGTCATGCTCTGCGAAGGCGTAGCCAATGACTGGAGCACGCTCCATCTGCGCAACGTCCTGGGGGCGCCGGCCGCCACCGCCGCCCTCGCCTACGGGGCCTTCTCCACCGCCATGACCATCGGCCGCCTGCTTACCGACCGGGTGGCCGCGCGTTTCGGCTCGGTGGCCGTGCTCCGCTACGGGGCGTCCGCTGCCGCACTCGGTCTGACCGCGGCGTCGCTCTCCTCCTCGATCCCCTTGACCCTGATCGGCTGGACACTGTTCGGAGCCGGACTGTCCGGTTGCGTCCCCCAGCTCTTCAGCGCCGCGGGCCACGCCGACCCGGACGCCGCCGGCGCCAACGTCTCCCGCGTCGCGGGCCTCGGCTACGTCGGCATGCTCGCCGGCCCCGCGATCATCGGCCCGCTGACCCAGCTCATGCCGCTCCACCTCACGTTCTTCCTGCCCGTGGCATTCTGCGCGGTCGCCGCCGCCACGGCCGGCCTCCTGCGGCCCCGTAACGCCGCCCCCGCACGCCTGGAGGCCGGAGGCGGCGCGACCGATTCCGGCAAGGGCCCGGCCCGTGCAGCCCCTCGTTAG